Proteins encoded by one window of Antechinus flavipes isolate AdamAnt ecotype Samford, QLD, Australia chromosome 4, AdamAnt_v2, whole genome shotgun sequence:
- the LOC127559474 gene encoding centrosomal protein of 78 kDa-like, with product MTNTAQPRKEGSSDFLSQYEHICALQGLVPLPAVRTSLKMGMLSFNADRLRLLDWVPLLSALRINKTLPSVSIRSTFQPSLQDTMIEKHKSYARRRIPAVTTKEVTIQLCKAIKGCLTTSTALTNLEFQGILLRGRDIMFLAKGLNKSASLVHLSLAFCPIGDVGLEILCQNLRSVTTLKTVNFTACNLTWRGAKHISTVLKYQAVKRHEEVWAANLRSRNADLEGMGGLKRVTFNSNPLVGDQGAHAFADSICDNLWLRALDLQLCGISSGGAKALLDSLESNATLVILDIRKNPLVDHSLMRAIIDKLNHNAKSTKSEFKWLSSSSLKDFFKSKQKRRTIILGSGRKGKATIRIGIPSKKPILTGRRYVPAKDFYVPDPPPGVPWRTAERAKRTLGEYSQYKKSRNKKIGE from the coding sequence ATGACCAACACCGCACAGCCTCGCAAAGAGGGCTCCTCAGATTTCCTTTCGCAATATGAACACATCTGCGCGCTCCAGGGCTTGGTACCTCTCCCTGCGGTGAGGACCAGCCTGAAGATGGGTATGCTGAGCTTTAATGCGGATCGCCTCCGCCTACTGGACTGGGTGCCTTTGCTGAGCGCCTTGAGGATCAACAAAACCCTGCCCTCCGTCTCAATCAGGAGCACCTTTCAGCCATCCTTGCAAGACACTATGATTGAGAAGCATAAATCCTACGCGAGAAGGCGCATCCCTGCCGTAACCACTAAAGAAGTCACTATCCAGTTGTGTAAAGCTATCAAAGGCTGCTTAACCACATCTACTGCTCTGACCAACCTCGAGTTTCAGGGAATCCTTTTAAGAGGGCGAGATATAATGTTCTTAGCCAAGGGATTGAATAAATCGGCATCCCTGGTACACCTCTCTCTGGCGTTTTGTCCAATTGGAGATGTAGGTTTAGAAATTCTCTGTCAAAATTTAAGGAGCGTAACAACCCTGAAGACTGTAAACTTCACTGCGTGCAATCTTACTTGGAGGGGAGCAAAACACATATCCACTGTCTTAAAATACCAGGCAGTAAAAAGACATGAGGAAGTTTGGGCTGCCAATCTTCGCAGCAGGAATGCTGATCTGGAAGGCATGGGTGGCTTGAAGCGAGTCACTTTCAATTCCAACCCACTTGTAGGCGATCAAGGTGCCCATGCTTTTGCCGACTCGATTTGTGACAATTTATGGCTGAGAGCCCTTGACCTGCAGTTGTGTGGAATTAGCAGTGGGGGTGCCAAAGCTTTACTAGATAGTCTGGAATCCAATGCAACCCTAGTGATTCTGGATATACGAAAAAACCCACTTGTTGATCATTCTTTGATGAGGGCAATTATTGATAAACTTAACCATAATGCAAAGAGTACTAAATCAGAGTTTAAATGGTTGAGTTCTTCCTCTTTAAAGGACTTTTTCAAAAGCAAACAGAAAAGAAGAACTATAATTCTGGGAAGTGGTCGAAAAGGAAAAGCTACTATTCGAATTGGCATACCGTCCAAGAAACCCATATTGACTGGAAGAAGATATGTCCCCGCGAAGGATTTTTATGTCCCAGATCCACCACCAGGTGTACCTTGGCGTACAGCAGAACGGGCAAAGAG